From Pseudomonas sp. G.S.17, the proteins below share one genomic window:
- a CDS encoding LysR family transcriptional regulator, which yields MNETLDIRFLLVIRESESLLAASRKLGLTPSAVTQRLQQMEKKLSIRLLDRSARQLRFTDEGELLCLRGAELVEQFDNLLADLHERRSGFVGKLKINAPFGFGRQYVAPAVAAFQRQHPEVEIALSLSERPMVEVADRFDVVIHIGELHASNLVCHSIAPNRRYVCASPAFLEQHGLPEHPEQLASLPCIALRENNEDVTLWHFTRARKTISVRVRPALSCNEGSVIRQWACEGHGVIMRSEWDVADALADGTLIRLLPGWKLPDANVVALTHQREGLPARTRNFLRFLQDQFLPQPSWRQ from the coding sequence ATGAATGAAACACTCGATATCCGCTTTCTGCTGGTCATTCGGGAAAGTGAGAGTTTGCTGGCCGCGTCGCGCAAGCTGGGATTGACACCCTCGGCAGTGACCCAGCGGCTGCAGCAAATGGAAAAGAAACTGTCCATTCGCTTGCTGGATCGGTCGGCCCGGCAGCTGCGCTTCACCGATGAAGGCGAGCTTTTGTGCCTGCGGGGCGCAGAGCTGGTCGAGCAATTCGATAACCTGCTGGCGGATTTGCATGAGCGGCGCAGCGGCTTTGTCGGCAAGCTGAAAATCAACGCGCCCTTCGGCTTTGGACGCCAATATGTGGCGCCCGCGGTGGCCGCGTTTCAACGTCAGCACCCGGAAGTCGAGATTGCGTTGAGTTTGTCTGAACGGCCGATGGTCGAAGTGGCCGATCGGTTTGATGTCGTCATCCATATTGGCGAACTGCACGCGTCCAATCTGGTGTGCCATTCCATTGCGCCCAATCGCCGCTACGTGTGCGCGTCACCCGCCTTTCTCGAACAACACGGTCTGCCTGAACATCCCGAACAGCTGGCAAGCCTGCCGTGCATTGCGCTGCGCGAAAACAATGAAGACGTGACGCTCTGGCATTTTACGCGGGCGCGTAAAACGATCAGTGTGCGCGTTCGCCCCGCCTTGAGCTGCAATGAAGGAAGTGTCATTCGCCAGTGGGCATGCGAAGGTCACGGCGTCATCATGCGTTCGGAATGGGACGTTGCCGATGCTTTGGCGGATGGCACGCTGATCCGACTGCTGCCCGGCTGGAAGCTGCCGGATGCCAATGTCGTGGCGCTGACCCATCAACGTGAGGGACTGCCCGCTCGAACCCGCAACTTTTTGCGTTTTCTCCAGGATCAGTTCCTCCCGCAGCCGTCCTGGCGCCAATGA